One SAR202 cluster bacterium genomic window, CACCGCCGGCCAGAACCCGTCGATGGCGAAGTTCAGGTCGTCAATCTTCTCCGCAATCCACTCCGTCAAAAGCAGCAGCAGCGCGTTTAAGACAATCAAGAAGATGCCCAGAGTCAAAATCGTTATCGGCAGCGTGAGAATCTGCAGCGCTGGCTTCACATACGCGTTCAGCAGCCCCAGTATCAGCGACACCGCGATGATCGACACCGCCCCCTCCAGCTCAATCCCATCCACCAGCGCCGCCGCCACCCACACTGCCAGCGCCAGTATCGCCCACCAAATGACGAATGTAATTATTCCAGCCATGCTATCGTCTTATTATCGACCCGCCGGGCCTCGACCATATCGCCGCCCCCGACATGATGAGAACAATCCCCACCAACACAAACGCCAGGTCCCTCGATGACATATCCAGCGCCTCGAGTATTAGCGCGAACCCTAAGGCCACCAAGCCAATCGACAGCAGCCTCCAAAGCGTCATGGGTAGCTCCTTTATACCGTACTGCCCTACCCCTTGAACACCTGCACCCGGTCGTTATTCCCGTCCGCCACGTAAACAAACCCGCCCTCGTCCGCCGCCACGCCCCGCGCGAACCGTAGCCGCCCTTCATGCGTCCCGAACCCCCCGAACTCCCCCAAATACGCCCCCTCCGACGAGAATTTTTGCACTCGCTGGTTCTGATAGTCCGCCACGTACACGTTCCCCGCGCGGTCCACCGCTATGCCGCGAGGCGACAGGAACTGCCCCGGACCCGCGCCGTGCGACCCTATGTTCATCAGCGGGTTCCCATCCGGCGACAGCTTCCTCACCCTAAAGTTGAATGTGTCCGCCACGTATAAATTCCCCACCGCGTCCAGCGCCAGCCCAAAGGGGTTATCGAAACCTTCGCCGCCTCCGCTGCCGCCCCCAACCCCGGTCAATCGATTCACTTCCTGCCCATTCGGCGTGAACCGGATTATGACCCCCTCCGCCGGCAGCGACACGTATACGTAATCCTTCGACGCCGCTATCGCCCACGGCCTTCCCGGCACAGGCCATATCCCCTCCAGCGCTCCTGCGGGCGTGTATTTCTTCACTCGATTGGTAAATGTGTCCGCCACATAGACAAATCCGCCGCCGCTGGCAATGCTTCGAGGAAAGTTGAACTGTCCCTGGCCGTTGCCGGGCTCGCCCCACATCCGAACAAAATACGACGGCGGCGTGGGCGGCGTCACCGCCACGGGCGGCGCCGGCGGCGGCACGCTGGCCCGCAGCCTCTCAGGCCCGAATATCTGTACCCTATCGTTATTCCCATCGGCCACATACAACAGCCCGTCCGGCCCCGACGACAGCGCCCTGGCAAATCGGAACTGCCCGTCCCCCGCCCCAAAGCCTCCCCACTCGGATATGAATGTCCCGTCCCTGGCGAACTGCTTTATCCTGAAGCTCTCCATATCCGTGACAAAAACATTTCCTATCCTGTCCACCGTTATCCCCGTGGGGTAGTTGAAATCTCCAGGCCCCGTTCCCTGCTTCCCCCACTTGGCCCTGAACCTGCCGTCAGGCCCAAAGACCTGTACCCTGTGGTTCCCTCCATCCAGCGCATATATCGCCCCCACCTCGTCCACCGCCACCGCCCTCACCGACTGGAGCTGCCCGTCCCCGGTGCCCCAGCTTCCAATGGTGTCCACATACAAGCCCTCGGAAGTGAACCTCTGGATCTGGCCGTTGGCCGTGTCCGCCACATACACCCTCCCATCCGGCCCCACCGCGATGCCGAAGGGCGTCTCGAAAGTCCCCTGCCCGTCGCCCTGGCCCCCCCACTGCTTGACCATCACCCCTTCGGGCGACCACTTCTCCACTAGGTTCTCCCCGGGATGCAGGGTGTACACAAACCCCTGCGCGTCCACCGCAATCCCCCACGGCCTCCCCTGCGTCGGCCACGACGCCAAAGGTTCCCCCCTCGCCGTGAACTTCTGCACTCGCAGCGAATATGTGTCCGCGATGTAGACGTTCCCCGCGCTGTCGAAGGCGATCCCCCTGGGCAGATTCAACCGCCCCGGCTCCAATCCCCGCTGTCCCCACTTCGATATATAGACCTGCGGCTCCAGATTCCCAATTATTATCGGCGTAGGCGTGGGTACCGGTACGAGCGTTGGTGTTGGTGTGGGTGTCGGCAGCGCTGTGGGCGTGGGCGTCGGCTCTGTAGTAGGCGTCGGGCTTGGAATCCCCGTCGGCGCCTGATACGGCGTTCGCGTCGGCGTCGGTGTGGACAGAGGGCCCAGCGCAGGCGTAAGTGTTGGCGTCGCCGTAGGCCCCTCCCCCTGCGGATTATTAGCTACCGTTGTCGGCGTCGGCGTCGGTGGCACCCAGGCATCCGTGCCGCCGCACCCCGCCGCCAGCAGCAGCAAAGTAAATGAGATAATACATCCGGCGACTTTTAAGGGCATCATTAACTCGCGACGCAGCTAGGCGCTGCTTTTGGTGCAATGCGCTCACAAACCATTACTACTATTAGCTTCGTCCCGCGCCTCTGCGACAACAAACAGACAGACGAATCCTTTATCGCCCGCACTAATCCAAAAGGATGCCTACCAGCCCGCTAGACGCCCAACCACCTGTGTCATTCCAAATGCGGCCTAGTCTTCGCCTACTATTAAACGATGCAACTATTTATGTAGGGGCGCGGTGACCGCGCCCATCCCCTTACGCCCTCACCACGCTTCCCCAAAAACCAGAAGGCCCCCGATATATCGGGGGCCTTCTCTCCATTATCTCTATTGTCTCTTCCTACGGCCTCTGATACGGCTTCCGGTACCCGCCGCCTCCACCGCCGCCTCCGCGATATCCACCACCGCCGCCGCCGCCACCGTAGCCGCCCCGGCCTCCGCCGTAACCGCCGCGGTCGCCGCCTCCGCCATACCTGGGGCCGCGGTCTCCGCCCCTATCAGGGCCACGGTCTGGCCCCCTATCGGGACCTCTATCCGGCCCTCTATCGCCGCCCCGGTCTCCATCGCCGTATCTGGGCGCGCGGTCCCGGTCTCCGCCACGGCCAAAATCGCGAGGCCCGCTATCCCGGTCTCGAGACGGCGCCGGCCCCCGGTCCCGTCCGCCGAACCCGCCCCTGGGCCCCCGGTCCCGGTCAAACCCGCGGTCCGGCGCCCTCTCGGCCACCGGCCTGGGCTTGTCCTTGTCCTCGAACAGCGCCCGGCGGGACAGGTTCACGCGGCCCATCGAGTCTATCTCGTGGATCATCACCGTGACTTCCTGTCCTATCGAATATCCATTGTCCATTTCGGACATCTCCTCGCGCCTCAGCAACCCGTCCTTCCCCGGCAGCAGCTCTACGAACACGCCGAAGTTGGCCGTTCGCGTCACCTTGCCGGTGAAGATGTCGCCTATCTGCAGCTCGCGAGTCATCCCCTCGATTCTCGCTCGCGCCTTCTGTATCGACGCGTCGTCCACCGCCCCGATGACCACCACGCCCGCGTCGTCTATGTCCACCGTGGCGCCGGACTCTTCGATGATCGACCTTATATTTTTGCCTCCCGGCCCTATGACCGCTCCAATCTTCTCGACAGGTATGGTCATGCGGTACATCTTCGGCGCGTAAGGGCTTAGCGTCGCGCGAGGCTCCGGCAGTGCCGCCTTCATCTTGTCCAGGATGAACAATCGCGCCGCCCTCGCCTGCTCCAGCGCCATCGCCAGAATCTCGTCCGGCAGGGCGTGAATCTTCATATCCATCTGCAGGGCGTTGATGCCTTCCGACGTCCCCGCCACCTTGAAGTCCATGTCCCCCAGGAAGTCTTCGATTCCCTGGATGTCCGTCAGAACGGCGTGCTTTCCGTCCTCGCCCATAATAAGGCCCATGGCAATACCCGCCACCGGTGCCTTAATAGGCACCCCCGCGTCCATCAGCGACAGCGTGCTGCCGCAGACGCTGGCCATGGATGTGCTGCCATTGGAACTGACCACTTCCGATACCACACGAATAGCGTAGGGGAACTCTTCTTCGCTCGGCAGCATCGGCTCCAACGCCCGCTCCGCCAGCGCCCCGTGCCCTATCTCACGGCGGCCCGTGAACATGCGGCCCGTCTCCCCCGTCGAATACGGCGGGAAGTTGTAATGGTGCAAATAGCGCTTGCTCTCCTGCGGGCTCAAGGTGTCCAGCTTCTGTTCCATCCCTATGCTGGCCAGCGTCGCCAGGCTCAGCACCTGCGTCTGCCCTCGAGTAAACAGCCCGCTGCCGTGCGTCCGAGGTATCAGCCCCACCTCTATCGATATGGGCCGTATCTCGTCCGACTTGCGGCCATCCGGTCGAACGCCCCGCTCCAGGATGCGGCTCCGCACCAGGTCCTTCAAAATGCTCTTGAACACGCCGGCGACGGCCTTGGCGTCATACTTCTCTTTCAGCGCCTCCTCCGCCTCCGACCGCAGCGCCTCGATGGCGTCCTCTCGCTCCGACTTCATCGGCGCCCGCTCCAGTGTCTCCACCAGCCGGTTCCCCAGTATCTCCCTCACGGAGCCCTCTAGCTCCGACTTGTCAGCTTCCGGCGGCGGCTCCTGCTTGGCCTTCCCAACGGCTCCGGCCATCTCTTCAATCAGATCGATGATCTCGTTGTTGGTGCGCTTCGCCAGCTTGATGGCCTCTATCACCACCTCCTCCGAAACCTCCGTGGCCCCGGCCTCCACCATCCCCACGCTGTCCCTTGCCCCCGCCACTACCACGCTGAGCTGGCTGGCCTCTATCTCTTCATATGTGGGGTTGACAATATACTGCCCGTCTTTATACGCGACGCGGCACGCCCCCACCGGCCCGCCAAACGGTATGTCCGATATCGACACCGCCGCCGACGCCCCCACAATCCCCAGCACGTCCGGCGGGTTCTGCCGGTCTGCCGACAGCACTGTGACAACAATCTGTAAATCGTTATGTAACGACTTGGGGAAAAGCGGCCTCATGGGGCGGTCGATTAATCGCGCGCTCAGCACCGCTTCCGACGTGGGCCTCCCCTCGCGGCGGAAGAAGCTGCCCGGTATCTTCCCCACGGCGTACAGCCTCTCCTCAAACTCCACCGTCAAAGGCAGGAAATCGATATCCGGCCTCGCCGACTTCGACATCGTCGCCGTCACCAGCGTCACCGTGTCCCCATACCTCACCTGCACCGACCCGCTGGCCTGAAACGCCATGCGGCCAGTCTCAAGGACTAGCTTCTGCCTTCCAATTTGCCTCTCAAAAACGCGGACCATGCTCTGAACCATAGGTAAAGCAATACCTCCTAAAATTGGAGCGCAGAAAAGAAAAAAGCACCCCGCAGGGTGCTATTTCCGCAGACCTAATCTGCCGATAAGGGTCCTGTAGTGTGCGACGTCGTGCCGGGTCAGATAGCTTAATAGCTTCCTTCGACGGCTTACCATCTTCAGGAGGCCTGCTCGTGTGGAGGTGTCCTTGCGATGGGTCTTGAGGTGGCGCGTCAACTCGTTAATCCTCTCGGTAAGCACCGCCACTTGTACATCCACTGAACCTGTATCGCTGTCGCTGAGCCTGTTAGCGGCTATTACCTCCGCCTTCCTGTCCTTATCCACTAATCCCTTACTTCCCTTATCTTTTTCTTTTTACTCGCAGCCATTATACCACACAATCCAAATCCGCAACCCCCGCCCCTCCCGTCCCAATCCCCTCTGGTTCCCCTTCTTCTCCTATTGCAAAGGAGAAGAAGGGGCTAGGGGATGATGAGGTGCTCCTATTTATCTTTCCCCCTTCTCAGAAAAGAGAAGGGGGACAAAGGGGGATGAGTTGGCTTGTAGGTGAACAACATGCCGTACAATAACACGAGTCCCCGCTAAGGATAGGATATGCCGACTTTATTTATAGTCTCCACCCCCATCGGCAACCTCGAAGACATCACCCTCCGCGCCCTCCGCATCCTCCGCGACACCCCCCTCATCGCCGCCGAGGACACCCGCGTCACCCGCAAGCTCCTCGCCCGTCACTCCATCTCCACACCCCTCCTCAGCCTCCACGCCCACAACGAGCCCGCCCGAATCCCCGCCATCCTCGACGCCTTGGCTAAACACGATGTCGCCCTCGTCACCGACGCCGGCTCACCCACCCTCTCCGACCCGGGCGCCCACCTCGTCCGCGCCGCCGCCCAGGCCGGCTGCCCCGTCGTCCCCATCCCCGGTCCCTCCGCCATCACCGCCGCCCTCTCCGCCTCCGGCCTCCCCGCCGACACCTTCACCTTCCTCGGCTTCCTCCCTCGACGCTCCAAAGACCGGCTCTCCACCCTCAAATCCGTCGTCTCTCTTCAGCATACGTTGGTTATATTCGAGGCCCCCCACCGCCTTCAAGACACCCTCCAATCCCTCCTCACCGCCCTCGGCGACCGACCCATCGCCGTCTGTCGCGAGCTAACCAAACTCCACGAAGAAATCTTCCGAGGCTCCATCAGCGACGCCCTCGCCCACTTCACCGCCCCCCGCGGCGAGTTCACCCTGGTCATCGAAGGCTCCTCATCCGTCCCCTCTCTCCCCCCCCAACCCCAAGCCATCCCTCTCCATCAACAACTCGCCGCCCTCAAAGCCCAGGGCCTCCGCGCCAAAGACGCCGTCGCCCAAGTCACCGCCTCCACCGGCCTCCCCAAACGAGACGTCTACAAGGCCTGGCTGGAGCTAGGAAAGCAAGCTGGCAAAGGGGTGGGGTGAGGTGATACGTCATTTCGACCGAAGCGGAGAAACCTCAGCGTGCCGTCCGCCACCTTTACCCGCTGTTTTTGCTGCCATGGTAGTCTTAACGAGAACTCTTTATGTCATCCAACGACAAGGGCTTTATATCATCAAGGTCAATCGCAAAGTAGCAATCGTCGCAAAGCTTAAGCGGCTCGCCAACATCAAAATGGTCTCCGTGCCCCCAATGAGGTTCTCCATCCTCATCCAGGTGATACATACCCAGTTCTAAGCACGCCCACCTCGTGGCTTCATTAGTATGACACTTTTGACATTGCATTAAGGCCTGCCCCTATTTTTTAACTATGCTCCAGTGAGGCCGCATGCGACACATTTAACAATAATCTGGCAGCCTCCGGAACCGCTCTTGGGCTGTCCAAGAAAAACCTCGCCCCAAAGTCCCTTCCGAAGCCTCCACTCGTCGGCATCCTCGCCTGAATACTAATGTTGGGATACTTCGACTCATCATCAACCTCCCCCAGGAACCAAACTTCGATGCGGCCCTGCTCCTTTCTATGGTTCATATAGGCAAATCTCTTGTTTCCTTTTTGAAAATAGCCGCACCACTTAGCTGATTGCGACCTCTGCAAATCTGGCACCTTTGCCTTTAGGCTTGAATAGAGAGCATCGCATAAATCTCTGGACCCTTGGCCAGCTTCCGTGTGATTAGACATCTATCCTCCAAAGGCGCGATTGCCGGTGATTGTACCTTGACCAACGACCCACTAATAGACCTTGTCTGTTGTGACAACTTTTTGTTGCGCCAACCTCCTCCCTTCCCTTATCCTCTCCCCATGCCCACCAACCGCTATCCCATCGCCACCTGTCCCTATAATGTAGGGGCGAGGTCATCTCGCCCTTCCTCTCATTCCCCTTCTACGAATTTCGGATTCGTTTGTGATTCGTTCGTCAAATAATAAAGATGTTAATTTCTGTCAGACACCAAAATGAACCGATTGCCGAGAGGTTGTTCCGGTTGTTTTCAGGCATTTTAGGCACCAAACATCCCCCTTTTTGGAGAAACAACCTCCTCCCAT contains:
- a CDS encoding phage holin family protein, with the protein product MAGIITFVIWWAILALAVWVAAALVDGIELEGAVSIIAVSLILGLLNAYVKPALQILTLPITILTLGIFLIVLNALLLLLTEWIAEKIDDLNFAIDGFWPAVLGALIISLVTFVVTRFVDEERIAGDLTKRM
- a CDS encoding polyribonucleotide nucleotidyltransferase, which codes for MVRVFERQIGRQKLVLETGRMAFQASGSVQVRYGDTVTLVTATMSKSARPDIDFLPLTVEFEERLYAVGKIPGSFFRREGRPTSEAVLSARLIDRPMRPLFPKSLHNDLQIVVTVLSADRQNPPDVLGIVGASAAVSISDIPFGGPVGACRVAYKDGQYIVNPTYEEIEASQLSVVVAGARDSVGMVEAGATEVSEEVVIEAIKLAKRTNNEIIDLIEEMAGAVGKAKQEPPPEADKSELEGSVREILGNRLVETLERAPMKSEREDAIEALRSEAEEALKEKYDAKAVAGVFKSILKDLVRSRILERGVRPDGRKSDEIRPISIEVGLIPRTHGSGLFTRGQTQVLSLATLASIGMEQKLDTLSPQESKRYLHHYNFPPYSTGETGRMFTGRREIGHGALAERALEPMLPSEEEFPYAIRVVSEVVSSNGSTSMASVCGSTLSLMDAGVPIKAPVAGIAMGLIMGEDGKHAVLTDIQGIEDFLGDMDFKVAGTSEGINALQMDMKIHALPDEILAMALEQARAARLFILDKMKAALPEPRATLSPYAPKMYRMTIPVEKIGAVIGPGGKNIRSIIEESGATVDIDDAGVVVIGAVDDASIQKARARIEGMTRELQIGDIFTGKVTRTANFGVFVELLPGKDGLLRREEMSEMDNGYSIGQEVTVMIHEIDSMGRVNLSRRALFEDKDKPRPVAERAPDRGFDRDRGPRGGFGGRDRGPAPSRDRDSGPRDFGRGGDRDRAPRYGDGDRGGDRGPDRGPDRGPDRGPDRGGDRGPRYGGGGDRGGYGGGRGGYGGGGGGGGYRGGGGGGGGYRKPYQRP
- the rpsO gene encoding 30S ribosomal protein S15 — encoded protein: MDKDRKAEVIAANRLSDSDTGSVDVQVAVLTERINELTRHLKTHRKDTSTRAGLLKMVSRRRKLLSYLTRHDVAHYRTLIGRLGLRK
- the rsmI gene encoding 16S rRNA (cytidine(1402)-2'-O)-methyltransferase → MPTLFIVSTPIGNLEDITLRALRILRDTPLIAAEDTRVTRKLLARHSISTPLLSLHAHNEPARIPAILDALAKHDVALVTDAGSPTLSDPGAHLVRAAAQAGCPVVPIPGPSAITAALSASGLPADTFTFLGFLPRRSKDRLSTLKSVVSLQHTLVIFEAPHRLQDTLQSLLTALGDRPIAVCRELTKLHEEIFRGSISDALAHFTAPRGEFTLVIEGSSSVPSLPPQPQAIPLHQQLAALKAQGLRAKDAVAQVTASTGLPKRDVYKAWLELGKQAGKGVG